Below is a window of Tolypothrix bouteillei VB521301 DNA.
ATCTTACGTTAGCCAAAAAAACTGGATTGACAATAAAGTTTTACCTTGGGACGTTTGCCCATTCCTTTTTTGAGGAGCGAGCGTGACAATAAAGTTTTACACCAAGATGATTGAAAATGCTTTAAGTGATACGGCCCATCATACAAAATCCAGTCGCAAACGTACCAAAGTATGGATGGTTTCAGTGTAGGACTTTATTGTCTTGTGTACGACTTTATTGTCTTATGTAGAACTTTTTTGTTCTCATACAACAGGGCTTCTCAGATGCAATCAGTTTGCCACACACATTTTTGCCATCTTTCCGTGAGAAATTTCGCGCTTCGCTCAAACGCCGACAATGCGTTACGGTTTTACGGAAAACCTCAATTTCTTTCACCATGTATTACATCGTTGTTCTCCTCTACCTCGTCCCACGTATTACATGGAATAAGCACAATCAACTCCTCTATAAGGTTTTTTCCTTACCCAGCAATGAATTAATTCCTCTCACCCTTTAAGTAAGAGCAAACGCACAGTTATAAAAGCTTTTGCCCCTTCTGCCATATAATGAGTGGACTTCTGCCTCCATGTACTAGCTTCTCCAAGACATCTGGTTCTACCAAGTTCGTGATTCGGTAGAATTATGTCTTTCTACTGAAAAAAATTTCCGCTTCTCCACTCTCAAGATAGAGGTATAAAGTTCTTAATTATTTCTAGCGGACTATTGGCGAATTCATTTGATAACCTGACAATATTGATAGTCCAAACATTCTAAGAAACACAGCCTCTACATTGTTAACTACTCAATAATCATTGAAACGTTAATTATTTAGTTATTAGCAATGCTGTCCGTTAGTAATGTTTTTTAAACCGTAAAATTCATTTCAATTTCACAATTTACTATGACAAAGCCAATAGAATTTAACTTATTTGCACCCTATAATGAAGGCGCTGCTGTCATTGGTTCTTTTTCTAACTGGGAACCAATACCCATGCAAAAGGGTGATGATGGTTATTTTCGCACCACTGTTGAATTAGAAGACGGTACTTATCAATATAAATTTCGCGTTCAATCTAAATCTTGGTTTTTTGAACCCGACCAATGGGTAGATGTGACCGACCCTTACGCCACTAACATTGATGAATGGGGCGGAAATGACAATGGTCTTATACAAATCAAAGATGGCGAACGTATTGTTGATACTTATGTTTGGCAACACGACGATAAGCCTTTACCTGCAGACCATGAATTAGTTATTTATGAATTGCACGTTGCTGACTTTTCTGGTGGTGAGGACGATCCTTATGCACGTGGTAAATACAAGCACGTAGTTGAAAAACTAGATTATCTATGCGAACTAGGAATTAACGCTATTGAGTTAATGCCAGTTAAAGAATACCCAGGTAGTTATAGTTGGGGTTACAATCCTCGTTATTTCTTTGCCACAGAATCAAGTTACGGTTCAACAGCAGAGTTAAAAAATCTTGTTGATGAGTGCCATGCTAGAGGCATTCGTGTCATTATGGATGGTATTTATAACCATTCAGAAGCATCCTGTCCCCTCACACAAATCGACCACGATTATTGGTACCATCACGAGCCTCGCGATCCCGATAATAACTGGGGACCAGAATTTAATTACGAACACTATGATGAAAATTTAGAGACTTATCCTGCTCGAAGATTTATTGGAGATACGGTTCGTTTCTGGATTAGTGAATATCATCTTGACGGTATTCGTTATGATGCAGCACGGCAACTTGCTAACTATGACTTCATGCATTGGATTGTGCAGGAAGCTAAAAAAACTGCAAGCATGAAACCTTTTTATAATATTGCCGAACACATTCCTGAAACTACCAGCATCACCAATGTAGACGGACCAATGGATGGGTGCTGGCATGATAGTTTCCTCCATACTGTTGTCGCACACATTTGTGGCGATACCTTTGATTTAGAACAACTCAAAGACGTCATTGATTGCAAGCGTCAAGGTTTCATGGGTAGCACGAATGTTGTGAATTACTTGGCAAACCACGACCACGATCGCCTGATTGTAGAATTAGGAAACCGCAATATTTTTGATGAAGATGCTTTTAAACGATTGAAGTTAGGTGCAGTTCTCCTAATGACAGCCGTAGGTGTACCCATGCTTTGGATGGGTCAAGAGTTTGGGGAGTACAAGCCGAAAACCCAAGAGTCATCCAAAATTGATTGGAAATTGCTAGGCAATGACATGAATCGTGGCTTATTTGAACATTACAAAGGTTTGATTAATCTGCGGAAAAACAATCATGCTCTTTACACGGAAAATATTGACTTCATTCACGAAAATCCAGAGGCAAAAGTTTTAGCGTACAGCCGATGGAATGACGAAGGTTCTCGGGTTGTTGTCGTCGTCAATTTCTCAGAAAACTTCCTCGGCGGTTATCACGTGCCTAACTTTCCTAATGGTGGTACGTGGCACGAATGGACTAGCGATTATGATATTGAAGCTGGTGACGATGGTATTCTAACCGACTTAGGACCCTATGAAGCTAAAGTGTTTGTTTGGCAATAAGTAAACCTTTCTCCTCTTGGACTCTCGTTCCCATGCACTGCATGGGAATGCTAGAGTTTCTTCACAAGGTTTATAAAACTTAGTAAACTAAATTTCCAGTTCCTCGTAATTGACGTAAGGAATTTATGCAAGCCGGACAATCGCATCCAAATAGCTGAATCGCCGCATCACTTTCCTCATCCGAAAATTCCAACATAGCAATGTCCTGTGCTGATTTTCCTGTGGTGACGGTAGATGACTTTTCAGGAGTAGATGCTTGCTTTCTTTCCGAATCCCGAATACATACCAATTTATTAACAGCGTGAGGACTCGCTATACAAGTCTGACCGTTTTGAGTATGGATTAATTGCTGGTTATTAGTAGCAGCATGGACAGGATGAATAACACCTAGTGTAGACATCAGAGATACAAAAACTGAGGAACTAGAAAGTAGGTTAAGTATAAGTTTTCTGCTCATGTTTGTAGGATTCCTAGAAAAGATATAATTGTCCATTTAAGGTATTCGATCCATTGAAATAGGTCAAGTGTGTTTATACCTGATGGCTAAATTGACAATGTCTATTATAAGTAAGTTTCTGCTTTGAATTAAATTTATTTAACTCTTTCTATAAATAAGAATTTTCTTAAAAAAAACAAAGCACAAAAAATTTTTATGAGAGCTTGAAATAAGAAAACTCTCATACTATATAACCTTTTACGATATTTTAGAGTAGAGCAAAAGACCCAGTTTCTATCTATTGCTGTAAAAACTTATGTCTTATTGATGTTAAGACGCTTAAAACAGTATGCTTTTACAAAGAAACAGGATTTTTGAAATTAAAGTACCGAGCCACTGGCAGAATAATTGGGTATCAGAAGAGTGGTGCGCTCGACTTCCGCACCACTTGGGTAGATGCTTACTCGGGGTATAAGCGTTTATTTCCGCAACTACCCGAACATAAACCAAAAAAGTGAAGAACTTGGAAAGAAAAATCTGAACGTGGAAAAAAACTGGATTTTTCTGTGAAGGCGAACACCGTAGCGATGCTCCCGTTCCTCAATGGAACAGCACAAGTTCGATCTCAGACAGTTGTCTTAACTTAGAAACAAGTACAATTTCCTTTCCTTCTGCCCTCTCTGTGCCTTGTTTCTTGAGAGTGTTATGTATCCTTAAAGTTTTAAGATGAACCAACTTTATATCCATTGCGACCGTTAGCTTTTGCTTCATACAAAGCTTGGTCTGCGATCGCAATTAAATCTTCGGGCAATAATTCTTGCGCGGGATTTAAGCAGGCAATACCGATGCTGACAGTGACACACTGACTGACACCGGAGCGAAGGTGAGGAATTTGAAGTTGGGCAACTGCTTGCTGAATTTGTTCCACAATCTGTATTGCTCCCATCGTATCGGTATTGGGGAGAAGGATTGCAAACTCTTCTCCTCCATAACGAGCAACTAAATCGGTGGGTCTTTTCACAACTTTATCTAGCGTTTGAGCAAATTGTTGCAAGCAGTTATCTCCTGCTTGGTGACCGTAGTAATCGTTGTAGAGTTTGAAGTGATCGATATCACAAAGGAGCAAACTTAAAGGAGACTGTTCTCGGTTTGAACGTTGCCATTCGCGCTCGAGACATTCATCAAAGCTGCGACGATTGGCAATTTGAGTTAAGCCATCTAACTTTGCAAGACGCTGTAGTTCTCGATTGGCTTCTTCCAACTGTTGATAGAGTTCTGATTGTTGAATTGCGATCGCCAATTGAGTACTCAGCTGTCGCAATAAATGCCAAGTTGCTTGTTGCCACTGGTATGGCATATCACAATGGTGAGCAATTAATAACCCCCAAAGGTTCTGATGAATGACAACGGGAAGAACTAACACGGCTCTGGCTTGCAATGTCGTTAGCAAATTCACGTAACACGGATCTAAATTAGCTTTTAAAATATCGTTAACTGCATGAATGCGTCCTTGAAAATAGGAATGAGAAATGGTTTTTTGAAAACAAGGGTCTTGAACGTTCTGACCGAGAATAGAAAAAGATGGGTCTGATATTGATTCTGCTATCACTGTTCCGTGCCACTCAGCGTCAAATTGGTAGATAACAACTCTGTCAACTTGAAGAAACTGCCGCACTTCTTCTACGGTTGTGGTTAAGATTGAGTCTAAATGCAGAAACTGACGGATGTTTTGAGCAATAATTCCAATCAATCTCTCTCGATGTATTGCATGCTGCTCCCTTTCCAATGCCCTTCTGAGGGCTAACTCTGTTTGTTGCCGTTCTGCTAAATCTGTTTGTATCTGACGGTAAAGATCGGCTTGATGGATTGCGATCGCTAACTGCTCTGAAATTTGTTTGAGCAAATCGACTTCCCACTGCTGCCAGTATCGGGGGTTTTGACATTGATGGGCAATTAATAAACCCCAAAGACGATCCTGTCCGAGAATAGGAATCACAATTTTTGACCTAACGCCCAGTTGTCTGAGTGTTTCTGCAAGGCATGGAGCTATTTCATCCCGTTCAATATCCGCGATCGTTTGGACACGTCCCTCATAGTAGAGCTGGTAATTCTCTTGAGGAAAAATTTCTTCTGGCAATGGTTGTCCGGTAATCAGCGGAATATCCTTAGCAACCGCTTCACTAATAACGGTACCCGTACCATCAGCCATAACTTGATAAACTAAAGCTCGGTCTGCTTGCAGCAATTGCCTGACTTCTGCAACACCCGTATTTAAAACCTCCTCTATGCTTAAAGACTGGCGAATGCGTTGAGTCAATTGCGAAACAAGGTGTTCTCGTTCTGCTTGTTGTTGCAAAGTGATTTGTGCTTGCTTGAGAGAGGTAATATCCACACATACAGACGTTACCATCCAACAATCGGCAACGTCATCCCGTCTCGAGCAAAATATACCCAAAATCCATCGTACAGAGCCATCTTTATGCCGAATACGATATTCTATATTTCTCGAGCATTCCGCGAAAATATCCTCGTACAATGGAGCAATGATCGTTTCCCAGTCATCAGGATGTATTGTCGAGCTCCAGAGATTTTTATCTGCCGTGATTTCCCCTACAGTGTAGCCAAGGACAGCCTCAGTACCTGCAGAGCAGTACTCATACTCCCAATCTTTATTGGAAAATACTCGGTGGCAGCAAATCGCAGCCCTAGCTCTATTCAAAATATCGTTGAGTTTTGCTTCGGACTCTTGCAGTGCTTGTTCAAGTCGTTTGCGATCGCCAAGTGCTTGCGAAATGACTCTCGGCAATCGAATTGCTGCATATAGTACAATACACGCAGCTAGGGCGTCGATTCCTCCTAACAGCCAGTACTGCTTGTACCAAAGCATCCAAATTTCTATTATATGACTTATCCCACAACCAATCAGCAAAACTCCAAATAACAAAAAGATTTGAGCGTCAGGCAACTCTTTGCGCTTGCAAACAAAATACATTAATGCCAGGGCAATAGAGTTGACAGCTAAAACAAGCACGACATTGGAAATTAACTCAAGCAAAAGCAATTCAGGATTTTGGGAATAGCAATGCTCTGGGGAAATAGATAATACGGCTATCAAAAATAATGATATTTGATGCAGAATAACCACCTCGCTTTAGAAAAGCAATTTTTGAGAGTTCAAGTTTTCTCTAATTGAGAGTAGGCACCCAAACAGAGGTGGAAAAATAGTCACACCCGTTCTTTTTCATAAGAATTCGGCACCCATGTAACTAGGTACCATGAAACAAAACTTATCATATATAAATACTTTCTTGTGGTTTTATTTTCCTGACAATTAGCTAAAATACCGAATATTCTCGGTAAGAGAGATGCTACATATGAGTAACAATCGCGATAATTTATGACTTTATGATTTAAAATATTTGCCGATTTTCAGCAAATTTACATAAAAAATTAGCAGTTTAATGAAGGAGAAAGTATGAAGTATAAAGGATAAAATTAGGTTTTGTACGCTGTACAAATTGAATATTATATGGATCGAGGAATGACGGTCGTTTTAGAGTTGTAGAGACGCAATGCATTGCGCCCCGACAATAACTCTCATCTGTAGGAAAAGCAAACGTTGAGGATCTAACAATGCCTTCCCTAAATTTTTCATTCTTTTAAAAGCAAGTAGTATAAATTTCCAGTACTACCCGTGATACCAGCCCGAGAACCAGCTAAAGAACCCGTCCCCATAAAGTAATCGACACGTCCCGGAGTTTTGATCGCACTACCTGTGTCTTGGTCAAGCACAAAGCGATTGACCTGACGAGATTCCAAAGCGCCACCTATTTTTGGATAGGGGAATGAGCCATGAATCAGTGCCAGTGCTCCAGGAGGCATGAGAGATTTATCTGTAGCAATGCTGCGCTCTGCCGTTACAGGTACCCCTATACTGCCGGACGCAGACTCACCATTAGTTTCCTTAAAGAAAATAAAGCGTTCCCACAAAGGTAGATATTCATTTAAATCTTGAGGATTGCGGTTAAAATATGAGATTATACCGGGCATAGTAGCGTTTTCACGCTTAAGCTTCCCATTTTTAATAAGTTCTTTTCCAATACTTGTCCAAGGATAATCCGTTCCACCTGCAAAGCCAACAGAGGTCGTAGTACCATCAGTTAGTTTGAGTTGGGCAGAACCTTGAATGTGAATCAAGTATGCATCAAGTCGATTGCGAAACCAAAACATTTCCAAACCGCGCAACGGGCTTTTCTCTCCGAGCAAACCATTTTTCCCCTCTAAATCGATACGCTTGGGATGTGGTTTTGCCCATTGGTCAAAATTGGCAGGGAGTTGGTAAAGTGGATATTTATAGATTGGTGTTTGGGTACGACTGGCAGTATAAACGGGTTCGTAGTAGGCAGTAAATTTAACAGTCCCTTTACCATCACTACCCACTGATTTATAAAAAACAAATTCCCGCCGGACAGCAGATTGTAATTGTGCGGGGGATTTGGAGTTAACGACTAATTGACGGAAACGGATCAAACTACGACGGACACGATCTAGAGTAATTTCTTGAATGGGATAATTTTGATACGCTGAAACTGCTTTATCTGTTTGTAAATAACGCAAGCTGTTATCAATGGAAGCTAGTAACGCTTGTTTATCACCCCGTTTACCCTTTGTGTCCCAAATTTGCTCATCCCAACCCAAGCATCGCGATGGAGATTTACACGTTCCCACATTTATTGCTTCAAGTGGTGGAGGTAGTGGTTCGGTTGAGTTGTTTGGAGTAATTGGTATTGGAGCTATGGTGGGGACTTGAGCGATCGCTGACCTGACGGGGTTAATGAGGGCAATACCCAAACTCAAAGAAAGTAAAGCAAGGTTTTTTTTCATAATTTACATTTAATTTAATCACTCAATCGGCATAACAATTCTCTGCTCATTGTTGTATATTGTCACTACTGGTATGTCAAATGAATTCTAAGAGGATTTTTTAAAAGTCCTCTTGTTGGTAGCAAAATATTGACGTTGAGCCGAGATACGGATACTGTTGGCGAAACATTACTTAATATAAAAATGGCAGATTTACCGTGTTGTATAGAAACAATAATGTTCTACCCTGGCATTACCCAGAAGCCTTGATTTTACGTGCGCTGTACAACCTGAATTGACAATAACCCTCTTTTATCACTTTCGGGAGAGAATAATCTAGAATGCTTACAGCGTAGGACTTTTAGCAAAAACCTTGATTTCAGCCATTTTGTTAGTAAATAAACGCTCAAATCCTTGCCCTGTCTAGAGTTAAAATTTGGCTCTTATTTTTCTTTTCCCAGAGTGACAGAAGAGGGATAAAGTTTTATCCTGAACCTGAATTCACACTTTTTTTAGGGGATACCAGTGACAATAAAGTTCTCACCTAGATTTACCTGAATTTCCTTTTAACAAAGGGTTTTACACTCAAAGGCAGCGAAGCAGTGCCTTTTTTCGTAGGGTTTTAGTGTAGGACTTTATTGCCTAGGGTACGAGTTTATTGTTCAGTGTAAGACTTTTTTGTTCTTATACAGAAACGGGATGTTCAGGGAAAGTTTGTGCTCAAGAATGATGATTATCGTGAAGTACGTTCTTTGCGACTGACTGATGATACCTGGAAAGCACTTGGTATTGTGTCTGAATGCTCAGGCTTAACTAGGGCTGACTATTTAGAATACATTGTTAGACATGACGCTTTACCGAGTATTACACGGTAAAGCTCAGAATTTTTAGCTCCCGCTTAACCAAAAACCCAACCTCAACCGGGTATTACACGGAAGAAAGAAGCATCTGATCGGTAGAATTCCTTCACCGCTTACATCAGCACGGTGGGGACGCGGAGCATCTGGATCGACGGGGACAGCGATATCGCGCACAGGCTCGCTCCTTTGAACTGGGGAACCGCATCATCGCACTCCAAACCCAAAAAACCAGGCTCATCACCTAAGATATTGTTACCTTTGATTATCAGAATTGTTATTTTGTGTGAATTCTTGGGAAACCTATAACTGTAGCTTCTAATACGCATTAATCTGTAAAACTATGTCAGCCAAAGTTGTCTGTATTTCTAACCTCAAAGGAGGGGTAGGCAAAACTACGCTTGTTATGGCATTAGCTGAAGTGCATTAATGTCGGAAGATGTTTGGAATGTTCAATTTGAGAGTAGAGGGTTAACTTTACCTTATTTGTTCAAACATCCTGAGTTCTTCTTGAGTGACTACAAAAAAGGTGATTTTGTAGTCAAATCTTCTGTATCTAATGTGAGGAATGGAAACTCTTTTAACTGTTTACATTTCATACCTAGTAGCCCGGTGTTATTTGAAATTCAAGAATATTTATCATCGGACTTTTATCCGCTAACGCAATTAAAACCCGTTCATCTATTACGAGAGCTTCTCAAACCATTATTAGGAAATTATGACTATATTTTGATAGATTGCCCACCCAATCTCAACCTAATTATTAAAAGTGCTTTTTTGGTAAGTGATTTTTGCATAATGCCCTGTGTTCCGAACAAAATGTCAATTCAGGGATTAGATATCGTACTTCGACGGATTGATGCATTTAATAATGAAAATGGTCATAATTTAAAGCCTCTAGGGATTATTGTTTCTCGTTATAACGGGACATTAGCTCAAACAGAATATATGAGATTTATTACAGAAAATCCCTTCTTTCCACAAGTTTTTCATACCAAAATTCCAGAAAAAGCCAAAGTAGCACAGGCTTTGGACTTTGGTGGACAAGTAACATATAAACAAAAATATGCTGAGTCTCATCAAGTTATGACTCAACTAGCAAAGGAATTTATTCAAAAAGTAGGTTAAATAAATGGATTCATCACAAATCACCAGTTTTTTAAGACTTCTTGCAGATGTAATAGAATCAAACCCACAAGTGGCTAAAGCTATAAAAGAGCAAATGGATAAGAACACTAATTTACCTAAAACAGAGGAATTATCTAAAACAACAATTGAACCAAACGATATAGCTGTTAAAAATTTGAATGATGGTCATACATTGAATGGTGAAACCCTCTTAACTAAATCTAGAGAAATTTTAAGAGGACAGGGTAAAGAACAACTCAAAATTTACTTGGTTGAGCAAGGTGAGAATGTAAGAGAAATCTTGAAATTTGGTCAACTCGATCCCAATCGTTCGATTCGTCGTCGGAAAAATTTGAATAGCATTATTGAGCATATTATTAGTCATTTAATAGCTCAAGAGAAAAGCGGAAAAACATTTGCAGGGTCTTTTCCAAGAGTTTAAAAAACTATTGAAAAGTCTATGCCATGGGGGATAGTTCCCCCAGTTTTCCCAGGCTCATCACCTAATATATAGTGTGTTTGAACTCGCACATCTAGCAGCGCTTCGCGATCTGCCGCTATGCTGTAGCGAAGCGATCGCATAACTAACAACTTGGGTTATTATCTAATCTAGATTATTTG
It encodes the following:
- a CDS encoding alpha-amylase family glycosyl hydrolase, producing MTKPIEFNLFAPYNEGAAVIGSFSNWEPIPMQKGDDGYFRTTVELEDGTYQYKFRVQSKSWFFEPDQWVDVTDPYATNIDEWGGNDNGLIQIKDGERIVDTYVWQHDDKPLPADHELVIYELHVADFSGGEDDPYARGKYKHVVEKLDYLCELGINAIELMPVKEYPGSYSWGYNPRYFFATESSYGSTAELKNLVDECHARGIRVIMDGIYNHSEASCPLTQIDHDYWYHHEPRDPDNNWGPEFNYEHYDENLETYPARRFIGDTVRFWISEYHLDGIRYDAARQLANYDFMHWIVQEAKKTASMKPFYNIAEHIPETTSITNVDGPMDGCWHDSFLHTVVAHICGDTFDLEQLKDVIDCKRQGFMGSTNVVNYLANHDHDRLIVELGNRNIFDEDAFKRLKLGAVLLMTAVGVPMLWMGQEFGEYKPKTQESSKIDWKLLGNDMNRGLFEHYKGLINLRKNNHALYTENIDFIHENPEAKVLAYSRWNDEGSRVVVVVNFSENFLGGYHVPNFPNGGTWHEWTSDYDIEAGDDGILTDLGPYEAKVFVWQ
- a CDS encoding murein transglycosylase A; this encodes MKKNLALLSLSLGIALINPVRSAIAQVPTIAPIPITPNNSTEPLPPPLEAINVGTCKSPSRCLGWDEQIWDTKGKRGDKQALLASIDNSLRYLQTDKAVSAYQNYPIQEITLDRVRRSLIRFRQLVVNSKSPAQLQSAVRREFVFYKSVGSDGKGTVKFTAYYEPVYTASRTQTPIYKYPLYQLPANFDQWAKPHPKRIDLEGKNGLLGEKSPLRGLEMFWFRNRLDAYLIHIQGSAQLKLTDGTTTSVGFAGGTDYPWTSIGKELIKNGKLKRENATMPGIISYFNRNPQDLNEYLPLWERFIFFKETNGESASGSIGVPVTAERSIATDKSLMPPGALALIHGSFPYPKIGGALESRQVNRFVLDQDTGSAIKTPGRVDYFMGTGSLAGSRAGITGSTGNLYYLLLKE
- a CDS encoding ParA family protein; translated protein: MSEDVWNVQFESRGLTLPYLFKHPEFFLSDYKKGDFVVKSSVSNVRNGNSFNCLHFIPSSPVLFEIQEYLSSDFYPLTQLKPVHLLRELLKPLLGNYDYILIDCPPNLNLIIKSAFLVSDFCIMPCVPNKMSIQGLDIVLRRIDAFNNENGHNLKPLGIIVSRYNGTLAQTEYMRFITENPFFPQVFHTKIPEKAKVAQALDFGGQVTYKQKYAESHQVMTQLAKEFIQKVG
- a CDS encoding diguanylate cyclase domain-containing protein → MIAVLSISPEHCYSQNPELLLLELISNVVLVLAVNSIALALMYFVCKRKELPDAQIFLLFGVLLIGCGISHIIEIWMLWYKQYWLLGGIDALAACIVLYAAIRLPRVISQALGDRKRLEQALQESEAKLNDILNRARAAICCHRVFSNKDWEYEYCSAGTEAVLGYTVGEITADKNLWSSTIHPDDWETIIAPLYEDIFAECSRNIEYRIRHKDGSVRWILGIFCSRRDDVADCWMVTSVCVDITSLKQAQITLQQQAEREHLVSQLTQRIRQSLSIEEVLNTGVAEVRQLLQADRALVYQVMADGTGTVISEAVAKDIPLITGQPLPEEIFPQENYQLYYEGRVQTIADIERDEIAPCLAETLRQLGVRSKIVIPILGQDRLWGLLIAHQCQNPRYWQQWEVDLLKQISEQLAIAIHQADLYRQIQTDLAERQQTELALRRALEREQHAIHRERLIGIIAQNIRQFLHLDSILTTTVEEVRQFLQVDRVVIYQFDAEWHGTVIAESISDPSFSILGQNVQDPCFQKTISHSYFQGRIHAVNDILKANLDPCYVNLLTTLQARAVLVLPVVIHQNLWGLLIAHHCDMPYQWQQATWHLLRQLSTQLAIAIQQSELYQQLEEANRELQRLAKLDGLTQIANRRSFDECLEREWQRSNREQSPLSLLLCDIDHFKLYNDYYGHQAGDNCLQQFAQTLDKVVKRPTDLVARYGGEEFAILLPNTDTMGAIQIVEQIQQAVAQLQIPHLRSGVSQCVTVSIGIACLNPAQELLPEDLIAIADQALYEAKANGRNGYKVGSS
- a CDS encoding ParA family protein, which gives rise to MSAKVVCISNLKGGVGKTTLVMALAEVH